A window from Vicia villosa cultivar HV-30 ecotype Madison, WI unplaced genomic scaffold, Vvil1.0 ctg.000487F_1_1, whole genome shotgun sequence encodes these proteins:
- the LOC131628880 gene encoding zinc transporter ZTP29-like — protein MDSQFFLGIALSSIGGFSTSIGALFVIMSKAPSLRMLGLLQGFAAGLMLSISFFDLAHNAINSLGFLRGNLWFFSGVVFFALVANFIPEPTAPPPDKKNKKVGNEENKNTMKKRRRQVLYSGIITAIGISLHNFPEGMAVYLGSMKGLRVGLNLALAIALHNIPEGVAVALPVYFATESKWQAFKLASLSGLAEPLGVVIVACLFPTSLNPEILEGLLASVGGVMAFITLHEMLPLAFEYAGQKQSVKAVFCGMAFMSASLYFLRLSLPEDTGL, from the exons ATGGATTCTCAGTTCTTCCTTGGTATTGCACTTTCATCCATTGGTGGCTTTAGCACTTCCATTG GTGCACTTTTTGTAATCATGAGCAAAGCTCCAAGTTTGAGAATGCTTGGATTATTACAG GGTTTTGCTGCTGGTTTAATGCTGAGCATATCATTCTTTGATCTTGCTCATAATGCCATAAACTCACTTGGCTTCCTAAGAGGCAACCTTTGG TTTTTTTCTGGTGTTGTATTCTTTGCACTTGTTGCCAACTTTATTCCAGAACCAACAGCTCCTCCTCCagataagaaaaacaaaaag GTTGGTAATGAAGAAAACAAGAACACAATGAAAAAACGCCGCCGTCAGGTTTTATACAGTGGAATTATTACAGCCATAGGTATAAGTTTACATAACTTTCCAGAAGGCATGGCAGTGTACCTTGGATCCATGAAG GGTCTTCGTGTCGGTCTTAACCTTGCATTGGCCATTGCTCTTCACAATATCCCTGAG GGTGTTGCGGTTGCACTTCCTGTTTATTTTGCAACAGAAAG TAAATGGCAAGCATTCAAATTGGCATCACTTTCTGGCTTAGCTGAGCCCTTGGGTGTTGTTATTGTTG CATGTCTATTTCCTACGAGCCTAAATCCTGAGATTCTTGAGGGTTTGCTGGCATCAG TTGGTGGTGTTATGGCTTTTATAACCCttcatgaaatgctgccattggCTTTTGAGTATGCCGGACAGAAACAATCTGTTAAAGCTGTTTTCTGTGGAATGGCTTTCATGTCTGCTAG CCTGTATTTTCTACGTTTGAGTTTACCAGAGGACACTGGCTTGTAG